AGATAAGTTATTGTATGAAACATAATTTATTATGTGGGTTTCGTTACATCCATTTCAATGTGCATTTACTAAAacatacggagtaatttttCAGTTTTTTTGCTAATATAGATTGAAGATCTTAGGTGATACGTAAATTAAACATTTATAAGAAGATCTGGTTCGATAGGTGTGCTGATCAGAATCTTAATTTATACCTAGTCTCATTTGATTCTAacatgattttttaaataataatttctatcaTATAATCCAACTCTTGAATAATTTAGTGTCCACCTAAAATATCGAAAAtgcctctttttttttatgCAAGCATGGTACTTTGATTAAAAACGCCCTTACTCCTTTACAAATTGAATTCTTTTGATGTTAATGATATATTATGAGTTGTAGTACATGTATTTAGAATATAAATTAAAGCACGCATTGTGTGCGTTTAAATCTAGTAAATGTTAAAGAGATCATAACCATTAGTCACTAGTGTCTATTGTTCTTGACCGCCTTCAGTTCGTTATGGTGTAGGAAAAATGCTGGTCTAAAAATTCATTTTAGTTTAGATTAGTTCAAAAAAGTAGGTCCTAACTCCTAGTGATTAGTCTTTTTCGTTTTGTTTCTAAAGCTAGAAAAAGGGACTAGTCTTTTTCgttttgtttctttttcctctgcccaaaaaaaaaaaataagaaaaaagaaagaaaaagaagaagctcCTAGTGAGTAGGAACTTGCCTTAACTGAATAGGAACTTGCCATAATGGCAATAGAAATTTGGAAATTCAACATTTGCATTCGTATGATTTGATGAATTAACGCGCACGGAGGTTGGCGTAGCGGCAGTCTGTGAGGTATTTCATAATACCTCACAGGGTTATTTTCGTAAATTTACACAAACATCAAACAAATTAGGAAAAGGACAAAATGAGTAGGACAATAGGAAAAagacaaaattaataaataaaagagaagagaatgacagaaaaaaaggagagagaaagtgacatGAACTACCATTTCTCTTTTACAATGTaccattctttaaaaaacaaataccattttcttttaaaatgtaccattctttaaaaaataagtaccattttttaacaaaacaccatttgttttttacaaaatGTCATTCTTACTTAAAAAAtaccatttcatttcattttttgtaCCATTACATCATTTGTTCGATCCATAATCGGTCCAAAAAAATATGACAGCAAGCAGTTTTGTCTTTTCTCTATTTTGTCTCTTTGTTGATGTTATGTTTTTGGTGATACATCACAGCATGAGATTTTTACTTCCTCACGCGCACGTGACTGCTgcagttctaaactagaaaaaACATTCCCCCGGATATTTGAGGCATTTGTGTCTTGTTTGTCTTGAAGAACTCTGAGTTCGAATGGTCTTGGCTTGCGCAAACTGTATTATACTATAATTTATATGGACATATGTACCCCAAGGCCCATGCTCGTCCTATACTCCTATTATACACTCAAGGAGAACACAACTGCATTGTGCAAAATAACATGACATACACTCTAGAAAATGTAATATCTTTACGATAaaatttttataaggtagttaattataacattttttataaaaaaaacaattttacAGAGTACAAGCCACTacaaggtagtttttgacaaatttatctTTTCCTATTATGGAAGTTGCATATTAGTTGCATCATTTCATTTTATGTTATGTTTTCACATGCTTATTGGTGCATTTACACTTTAGAGTCTCCACTTTACCCTTACTCATATTTCACATTTAATTACCATAGGCAATTTCGATATTTACAATACTCTGTCCTTTTTAATCTTTATACCCAACCCAAATGGTacaaataacttttttttttaaatggagGAATTGTAAATGTTCTTTTGGTACATATTGAGTATCTTGCACATGTGTCCATAGGCCATAGTCCAAGCTTTGCTTGTTACTTGTTAGAATGCTTGTTCTTAATTAAAgttaggcaaatttgccaaaaaggaccttttataactcaaattttgcgagaaaggaccttatataattttttttgtgagaacacaccttaaagtaattttttttgcgagaaaggacctaaggaaagttttcggcattgactgagcttttccggccattgacttgcacgtgagcagcacgtgtggcttacgttggctaaagacattgattttcccgagtcttgaattttcaaacttgattttatttcgattttttttttccaactttaggttttaaagcttgaattttggaggaaaattgggtgtgattagcaatataaagtcacacgtgcttctcacgtgcaagtcaatggccgaaaaaactcagtcaatgccgaaaatttacttttggttgtctttcgcaaaaaaaaagttacattaaggtgtgatttcacaaaataaaattatgtaaggtcctttctcgcaaaaaaaattacattaaggtgtaatttcgcaaaaaaaattatataaggtcatttctcacaaaatttgggttataaaaggtcctttttaacaaatttccCTTAAAGTTATCAAAGTTTATACAGGTTGTAAGTTTTGTTTTGGAAATAAATACATTACAAATACCTTACCAATTTACTATTAAAAACCAAACATACTTCGCATTCAAGGTATTTTATATATGGACCAATAACTAATTAACTAGTTACAGATTATTAAGCAGTTTTACGTGTGCGTTCTCTTCACCTTTAAAACTGGTAGGGAGTTTGCAATATTTGAGCTAGTTGAGTTTTCTCTTGTTTCAGAGTAACTTTGCAAGCAGCTGCATATAAAATTGGCCAGCGTATGGGCTGATGTCTCCACGGTAACAGTATATTTGATCACAGTTCAAACTCCTGTGGGTATAAAAATGATGGATGCTTTACTTCAAATAGCGCCAAAGATATACGAGTTTGGGAAAAAATTCCTGCAGGTGGACATGAGATGTACTGAGCTAAGCAATGTACTCCTTGAACTAGATAGCAAGGTGGAAGACATGAATCAAGAAGTGAAAAATCAGGAGGCGCAACCAGGTAAGAAGCGCAAAAAGGTGGTGGACGCCTACTCCGGCCAAGCAAAACGGTTCAGAGACTCAGCACAATCGGTATTAGACAGCTGCAGCATGGAGGAACACTGGATGCTGACGCGTATGACGTGGGTACCAAGAATTGAGAAACACTACAAGGAAGGACAAGAGCTTTTGACAAAAGGAAGACAGTTACGAGAGGATGGTTTGACATACGACGAGGTTAGAGTACGCGGTGAGATGCTTCCATTGGAGGATGATCAGTACATTGGGAAGACCTTTTCTAGGATCAGGGATTCAGCTTTTGAAGCCTTGAAAGGTGGTAGAGTTCAATGTATTGGTATTTATGGATATACAGGAGCAGGAAAGACTAATCTCATGAAACACCTCTACAACAAAGTTTACCAAGATGATGAGGTGTTTAAGGCCGTATTTTGGGCCACGGCGCCTGATAATAATAATGGTAAAGGACACTACAACAAGGCGTTGCAGAAGTGTGTTGCAGATGGGATGTGGATTGATTTGGATAATGATGTTGTTCACGACGAGGTCAGGTGTGCAGGTATGAAAATGATACAAGTCTCAACTTTAGAATCTGACACGTAGTATTAATTGCCATAGTTAAATATTATTGCAACTTacaacctttatcatcacccatgcAGGTAAGATAATGGCCAGACTGCGGGATATAGGCCCGGGCCGTACACTTCTTTTCTTGGATAATGTCAAGGAAGAGTTTCCAGCTTATGAACTACTAGGAATACCAGAAAGTAGTAATACTAGTAATGGTGTCAACTGTATCCTGGTGATTAGTACATTGTCTAAAGACGTATGTAACAAGATGGGGTGTGATCTTCCCCTGAAGATGGAGCTGTTGGAGAAGGAAGAAGCCAAAGATCTGTTCTTACATGAAGTAAAACGCGGGGATAATTATAATAATGATGAGAAAAGGATTAAAGAAGTAGCGATCAAAGTTGCAAATCAATGTGCAAAAATGCCACTTGCTATAATAGTTATAGCGAGGTCTATGGTTGGGATAAAAGATGTTCGAGAATGGAATAACAGGTTGAATGAAATGATGGGAATGATATCAAGTATTCATGAGGAAGAAGAGAAGATAGTTGAGCAGCTGAAATTTGGGTATGTTTGCTTGAAAGATAGAACAGTTCAGCTTTGCTTTTTAGCAGCAGCTAAATTGTTGCCGAATGATTGTCAGATTACGAAAGTGGAAATGATTGAAAAGTGGAAGAGTTCTGGGTTAATTGGTATGGATCGAAAAGGCAAGCATGTTGATGATCAGGGTCATGTTATATTGAATCAGCTTGAAAGGATGTGTTTGATTCAAGTTGTAGCAGAGTTTCAGACTGTTACTATGAATAAATGGATCTGGAAAATGGCGAATACAGTTTCTTGAGTAGTTGGCTACTTTaaacaatgattttaattacggagtactacaGTTTTGAACAATTACGATTGTGTTTAATTGCCTTGTTTTGGACCTAATTAagtttttttcatttttgggGACCAACTTGAATTTGTTTCATGTGAAATTAAACATGCTTATTGGTTTATATGCTCTACAATTGAATacattaaatattaaatataaaatGATCTTAgccatttattttttatttaaggccctattctgttcgacttattttgacttatttcagacaaaataagtttggataagtccagttaagttcagatacgttcagataatataagttcagcaaaaataagtttttttgagacgttttcacacacaaataagtctatttcaaacaaaataagttttttcagataaaataaattcagataatttcagttaatttcagataagtttagataatataagttcaaccaaaataagtccaatagaacggagcctaaaTACTACTCCGCATAAGTATTTTGGTGACATTTAATTTGGGGTATATTTATGAGAACGTATTTAGTTAGTTCATTTGCGaggtactccctctgtatttatttaagggatacacttgctttttccggccgtatttatttaaaagatacacttgccatttttagtaacttatcaaccccaccatctaattaaataatctatctactcCCCACCCTCACCCCtcatcccctaaaatgacacggtccccacttgttttacttattaaaatatctttCTAACCCcatttgttttattactttatttcattcaattctttttcttaatacacgtgcccgaccaagtgtatctcttaaataaatacggagggagtacatttaTGTGAATGTGTTCAGGTGAAAAACTGAATTGTAAACGATACTTCTCAAGAAAACACAGTAGCCGAAAAAGAACACtacggcaaaaaaaaatattttttaaaggtAAGAAGAATAATACATTAGGATTTAGGAGCCCCTCTGCACAAGGAATACTCCTAAGTAATCACTATCTAAAATGGAAAGTAACTGAGGACTAGTACGAGAGTCAATACACATTAGTGTTGCTAACTAAATGACCAACATTTGCTATCTAATTTGCTGCTCGATTAGCTTCTCGGTAGATGTATTTAATATTCCAATTGTCGAAAATTAAGAATTTCCTGGACATCTTGAATGATGAAATGGAGCTTCCACGGTATTTTCCAAGTTCATTTTACTGCATTGATGACCATCAAGTTGTCTTCTTCAATGTAAAGATGCTTGATGTTGAAATTTTTCGTTTCTTGAAATTTTTTGTAAAGAGCACAAACTTCTGCCATGAAAACTTACGTACAAATTTTAATTGGATTGCGATGAACTATATCAATGTAACTTACCAAAATTCGTGGATGAATGTTGAACTTTTAAGGGATTCTGTTTCATAAGTTGCCATTTATTATTGGTGTCGTTCACTCGTTTGTTTTCTTTGATGGCTGCCATCAATCGTCATGCACGTACCTTTCGTACTACCTAGCCTTTATCTCAAAAATGACAGTAAAATTAAAGAACAACAATTAATGGCTTTGTACGTTCATGTTCACCTTATCTCCTTTTATTTTAGAAATACATTCAAATAAATTTCGTTAAGTTCACATAGTTAAATAATAGTAGAATTCAGTCATAATTATGGATATACATGTAACGATCCGAGACATCGTTcgggactaaaatctagtttagATTTTAAAAGAAAGTCAAAGAAAAATAGGATTACAAATGACAAAGATGATTCAAACATAAGACTTATTGTACACGAGTTTTAAGTTTAAACCACTAAGTCAATACCTCATTAGTAACTACATAGGCTTGAAGTGATATATGACTTGTATGAGTAGGAGTATGAATATGAGTATGAGTCATCAATTCATGACTTATGAGCTAATGCATGATAAATAAGATAcaatattaaataaattttaaCAATTAACACAATTCAAAAGGAAGTTTCTTATCCAATTAACTCCTTTTGACCATTTGAGGGTCCATGACTTCTAATTAGGGGAGGTTcctctattaaataaaataaaacaaaaatagaTCGATGAGTCAAAGCGAACGTCATTCATAGCCGGTTAGCCACAAATCACAATATATTGTCTCTTATTACTTTGacgtaaagatggttgtggacTAGGCCGGGCCGGGCTGAAGTCTGACCCTATTCGGCACGAAAAAAGTCCGGTCCGACACGAGCACGAAAAAAGTCCGGCACGGCACGGGCACGGAGTcatgggccgtgggccgggcctaagccttaattttttggaaaaagcacgacacgactcgacccggcacgaaaaagcacgctaaattttgtaaaattagccttaggcacgacggTCCGGCACGAAAGCCCATGTGCTCTGACCGGGccttgttttgaacttttttgCCCGACCCGGCCTGACACGATACAATATGGACCGCCCGACCCGGTTAGGCCGATGGCTCGTAGGGGCTCGACCCGATccggcccacagccatctttagtTTGACGGAGTAGGCATGGATGTTATCACAAACATATGTACATGCATTATACATACGGAGTAGGCATGCATGTTATCACAAACATATGTACATgcattatacttcctccgttccataatagatgcatcgtttctctTTTGACCACTATTTATTAACTACCTTTGACaattattctttcacattatgtaaaaacaaacattgtcaaataagatcttgttaaattcgtatcaatgTGAGGATTCCAAATATAAATTTGTTATAATTTTACTTACACGTAATTAGATATATTAAAGTTCAAAGAATAATGTTGGGATACGTGAAAAAAAGAAATGATACATCTATtgcgaaacggaggaagtatatacatGCTGACAGCCTGGCATGCATATATGTATGAACATGAAACATGATCAATTgaatttaataaaacttattggTTTTATATCTTGATGATGGTGACGGACTCATGGACGAATTCGTTAATCATCAAATTAAACAAAGTTAGAaagttaatactccctccgttcctaaacaCGTGTCCACTTTGGATATTtacacggtaattaataaaattgaatggtgtgtaagaggtaatgattgagaatgtttttttttgggaaaggaaaaagtagataattgtttattaataAAGTATATATAAATGTAGATGTGGTGATTGAAAAGTGgtaaaagtgtagaatgtgtaagaaaaagtaataataatttatagaaaagtgggaaaagtgggaaaagtgtatggaaaagtgggaaaggtgtatgtccaaaaatggaaactggacacttataagggaacgctATTTATGGGAActggacacttatttaggaacggagggagtaccatttGATAATAAGTCACCTATGTATAAGTATAACTATATGCTCCAACAAAATCTTCATTTTCGGGGGTCCTTTGTGGGTGATGTTGACTGCATCAATATCAATTATCAAACACTATATGTCTTGAAAATCATGGTAAGGTAAGGGACTTAAAAGGTAACCGGTAACCGGTCTAGAGTTGTTTGGCCTTTGACTTTCTGTAGGGTATAGTCCGTATAGTCACCTCATTCACCTTGTTATGGACTTATGGGCTATAGCTAGCCGGTTAATTGCCACGGACAATCGGAATGTTACCAAAATTTGGGTTGTAATTTATTTATCTTATTTTCACTTACTTCGAAAAATaagttataaataaattttaataaagTATGTTCATTATAACTTAATTAAACTTTTGTTaggttttaataaattttaatacGTTCGATTAAATTCGATTAAGTGAAAATTGTGTGAATATAAAATTTACTTATTAGTATCCACATATGCAATAAGAAAATCATAAGTGTAgcacaaagttttttttttgtacataaGATTTCAGTTATATTTTTGGTAACGTCTTATGAATACTAAATTTTGTTATGAATCTTATGATGGTTTATGGGGAGCGAGGGCAaacatgaataaaaaaaaaggaacttATTTGGAAGGTTTGGAGTTGgtcgatcaaaagaaaaagggggcaaggagagagaaaagccaatccgtggactatagaccatggtgcacatagatcatggtgcaccatgtgcaccaaaagaacacatgtgcataaacaaaagaacatgacactacgactAAAGAACATGTAATATAATGTTttactttttgttataaaaaatcacaatttattaaaaataataaaaaaatatatgtcgatgttcttttaattatatactaatgttcttaaggtgcaccatgctctatgtgcaccatggtccaccttttAAATTGCGGTCAAAAGAAAAGGGGAAGGATAGATCAAAGCATTCATTTTTTTTCCTAGGGGAAGATAAAAGTATCAATTCATAAACCAACAAAA
This sequence is a window from Spinacia oleracea cultivar Varoflay chromosome 1, BTI_SOV_V1, whole genome shotgun sequence. Protein-coding genes within it:
- the LOC110785552 gene encoding probable disease resistance protein At1g15890 translates to MMDALLQIAPKIYEFGKKFLQVDMRCTELSNVLLELDSKVEDMNQEVKNQEAQPGKKRKKVVDAYSGQAKRFRDSAQSVLDSCSMEEHWMLTRMTWVPRIEKHYKEGQELLTKGRQLREDGLTYDEVRVRGEMLPLEDDQYIGKTFSRIRDSAFEALKGGRVQCIGIYGYTGAGKTNLMKHLYNKVYQDDEVFKAVFWATAPDNNNGKGHYNKALQKCVADGMWIDLDNDVVHDEVRCAGKIMARLRDIGPGRTLLFLDNVKEEFPAYELLGIPESSNTSNGVNCILVISTLSKDVCNKMGCDLPLKMELLEKEEAKDLFLHEVKRGDNYNNDEKRIKEVAIKVANQCAKMPLAIIVIARSMVGIKDVREWNNRLNEMMGMISSIHEEEEKIVEQLKFGYVCLKDRTVQLCFLAAAKLLPNDCQITKVEMIEKWKSSGLIGMDRKGKHVDDQGHVILNQLERMCLIQVVAEFQTVTMNKWIWKMANTVS